A window of Verrucomicrobiia bacterium genomic DNA:
GGAATCGAAATAAGCATCTTCTCGGATTAAAGCCAAAACGCCGCCGGGCAGTCCCGGCGGCGTTTGCGTTCTGCGGTCCAAACTGGCCTACCGCAAATTATCCGGGTTGAGCGGCCGCAGATCCTTGGGCAGAAACTTTCCGTCCTTGCGGATCAATTCGCCGTCAAACCACACCTCGCCGCCGCCCCATTCCTTGCGCTGAATCAGGACCATGTCCCAATGGACGGCCGAGCGGTTGCCGTTGTCTGCAATCTCGTAGGCCTGGCCGGGCGTGAAGTGGAGCGATCCCGCAATCTTTTCATCAAACAGGATGTCGCACATCGGGTTCAGGATGTAGGGATTGAAGCCGAGCGAGAACTCGCCCACGTAGCGCGCGCCGGCGTCGGTGTCGAGGATTTCATTGAGCCGTTTGGTATTGCTGGACGTGGCCTCAATGATTTTCCCCTGCTTGAACACAAGCCGGACATTTTCAAACTTGGTTCCCGAGTAGAGCGTCGGCGTGTTGAACTGGATGACGCCGTTGACCGAATCCTTGACCGGACAGGAGAAGACTTCGCCGTCGGGAATGTTCAGCTTGCCCTCGCAGGTCTTGGCGCCAATGCCCTTGATGCTGAACGTCAGGTCCGTGCCCGGGCTGCGAAGGTGCACGCGGTCCGCCTTCAACATGCGGCGGTGGAGTGGAAGCATCGCCTTCGCCATCCGGCGGTAATCCATCGTGCAGACATCAAAGTAAAAATCCTCGAACGCCTCCGTGCTCATGCCCGCCGCCTGCGCCATGCTGGGCGTGGGCCAGCGCAACACCACCCAGCGCGTCTTGTTGACGCGGAAATTCTGCACCGGCCGCGTGACGGTGGTGTAGAGCGACATGCGGTCTGCGGGCACGTCGGAGTTTTCGTTGATGTTCCCGGCGCCGCGAATGGCGATGTAGGACTGAACCCGTTTCATCCGGGTCAGCTCCAGGTCGCGGATCAGGCCGGCCTGCGGTTTGGTGAGCCCCCGGAGCAGCTCGC
This region includes:
- a CDS encoding aminopeptidase, with protein sequence MTDPRYPKLANLLVRYSTEIKKGERVFLDMIDVPDEFTVQLIRAVRAAGGIPVVETRRTRVTRELLRGLTKPQAGLIRDLELTRMKRVQSYIAIRGAGNINENSDVPADRMSLYTTVTRPVQNFRVNKTRWVVLRWPTPSMAQAAGMSTEAFEDFYFDVCTMDYRRMAKAMLPLHRRMLKADRVHLRSPGTDLTFSIKGIGAKTCEGKLNIPDGEVFSCPVKDSVNGVIQFNTPTLYSGTKFENVRLVFKQGKIIEATSSNTKRLNEILDTDAGARYVGEFSLGFNPYILNPMCDILFDEKIAGSLHFTPGQAYEIADNGNRSAVHWDMVLIQRKEWGGGEVWFDGELIRKDGKFLPKDLRPLNPDNLR